From Novipirellula artificiosorum, the proteins below share one genomic window:
- the rsmA gene encoding 16S rRNA (adenine(1518)-N(6)/adenine(1519)-N(6))-dimethyltransferase RsmA: MNQPYPNEREPNETRQTATYLSKRLAQAGLRPVTRFGQNFLIDLNLIDLIARSAELKPNDVVFEVGTGVGSLTAKLADAAGAVLSIEIDANLHQLASEELSGRPNVLLLKGDALRNKNALRDDLMGHIRDAIARIGDDARFALVANLPYNIATPLISNLLHETPYPDVIVVTIQKELADRMVAQPGTKDYGALSVWVQSVCRASIVRVLSPKVFWPRPKVDSAIIRLDAEPEKRAAIPDLKYFHDTVRALFFHRRKFLRSVVISAMKGRLDKAEVDQVLASLGHGETSRTEQLTVTELQQLVEALRQAEAKKATS; the protein is encoded by the coding sequence TTGAATCAGCCGTATCCCAACGAACGTGAGCCCAACGAAACGCGGCAAACGGCAACGTACTTGTCCAAGCGGCTGGCCCAGGCTGGTTTGCGCCCGGTCACTCGGTTCGGTCAGAACTTTCTGATTGATTTGAATCTCATCGACTTGATCGCTCGATCGGCCGAGTTGAAGCCAAACGATGTCGTGTTCGAGGTCGGTACGGGGGTCGGATCGTTGACTGCAAAGCTAGCGGATGCCGCGGGGGCGGTGTTGTCCATCGAGATTGACGCGAATCTGCACCAATTGGCCAGCGAGGAACTCTCTGGCCGGCCCAACGTGCTATTGCTCAAAGGCGATGCGCTGAGAAACAAGAATGCGCTCCGTGATGATTTGATGGGGCACATTCGTGATGCGATCGCGAGAATCGGAGACGATGCTCGATTCGCACTCGTTGCCAATCTGCCCTACAACATTGCGACCCCGCTGATCAGCAACTTGCTTCACGAGACGCCCTACCCGGACGTGATCGTCGTCACCATCCAAAAGGAGCTCGCCGACCGCATGGTCGCCCAACCGGGGACGAAGGATTACGGGGCGCTAAGCGTTTGGGTGCAATCGGTTTGCCGGGCAAGCATCGTGCGCGTGCTTTCTCCGAAGGTGTTTTGGCCACGGCCGAAGGTCGATTCCGCCATCATTCGCCTCGACGCCGAGCCGGAAAAACGGGCCGCGATTCCCGATTTGAAGTATTTCCATGACACGGTCCGAGCCCTGTTCTTTCACCGTCGCAAATTCTTGCGCAGCGTTGTCATCAGTGCGATGAAGGGGAGATTGGATAAAGCCGAGGTCGATCAGGTGCTCGCATCGCTCGGACACGGTGAGACGAGTCGGACCGAGCAATTGACGGTCACTGAGCTGCAACAGTTGGTGGAAGCCCTGCGTCAAGCGGAAGCGAAGAAAGCAACGAGCTGA